From Pseudophryne corroboree isolate aPseCor3 chromosome 3 unlocalized genomic scaffold, aPseCor3.hap2 SUPER_3_unloc_12, whole genome shotgun sequence, one genomic window encodes:
- the LOC134983318 gene encoding gastrula zinc finger protein XlCGF17.1-like: MLSPDCEIRDNDSRQDSPGDNPITLIIHPALSADPPDPGKCSPDHSDIGASVTALRVDTVFPCSIDAKCFTQNTKPINPHTGKAGERPFPCSECGKYFAQKSQLATHQRSHRGERPFPCSECGKCFAHKAHLVRHQRSHTGEKPFSCSECGKCFIRKSHLVTHQRSHTGEKPFPCSECGKCFTQKSHLVAHQQTHTAENPFLCSECGKCFTWKSQLVTHQRSHTGEKPFPCSECGKCFAHKSALVRHNRGHTGEKPFSCSKCGKCFTRKSQLVRHQRSHTGEMPFPCSECGKYFAHKSDLVIHHRSHTGEKPFFLL; the protein is encoded by the coding sequence atgttatccccggattgtgaaataagagataatgacagtagacaggattctccaggagataaccccattaccctaattatacatccagctctatcagctgatccccctgatcctgggaaatgttctcctgatcactctgatattggtgcatctgttacagctctgagagtagatacagtgtttccatgttctatagatgccaaatgttttacacagaacacaaagcctattaacccacacacaggtaaggcaggggagaggccatttccatgttctgagtgtgggaaatattttgcacagaaatcacaacttgctacacatcagcgaagtcacagaggtgagaggccatttccatgttctgagtgtgggaaatgttttgcacataaagcacatcttgttagacatcagagaagtcacacaggtgagaagccattttcttgctctgagtgcgggaaatgttttatccggaaatcacatcttgttacacatcagcgaagtcacacaggtgagaagccatttccatgttctgagtgtgggaaatgttttacacagaaatcacatcttgttgcacatcagcaaACTCACACAGCTGAGAATCCATTTCTTTGCTCTGAGTGCGgaaaatgttttacctggaaatcacaacttgttacacatcagcgaagtcacacaggtgagaagccatttccatgttctgagtgtggaaaatgttttgcacacaagtcagctcttgttagacataatagaggtcacacaggtgagaagccattttcttgctctaagtgcggaaaatgttttacccggaaatcacaacttgttagacatcagcgaagtcatacaggtgagatgccatttccatgttctgagtgtgggaaatattttgcacacaaatcagatcttgttatacatcacagaagtcacacaggtgagaagccattttttttgctatga